In the Corythoichthys intestinalis isolate RoL2023-P3 chromosome 18, ASM3026506v1, whole genome shotgun sequence genome, taaaacggtctcgattcctagttaaaagcaaaaaaaaaaaaaaaaaaaatgcagttagcatttttcgtaaatattgcgaactatgatgctcgtcagtaagcaaatgtagcggccgccttataaaaacaaagctttttccatgaaaatcttgtgaataaatgcttaaatccctgaattctttatagatatggacgtaaaccggtctcggttcttggtttaaagcaaaaaaacaaaacaaaactgcagttagcatttattttacgtaaaaattgcgagcgtttattttacgtagatattgcaaactatgacgccaatgctgttgcggctaatttctcccattgatttttttttttttttttttttttttttttttcagaacgtttcaaaATTCATGCACAGTTCGAATATGAaaataccttgaatcctcaaacaaattactcctgagacaatccttcctgtttgtatgctgtacagctttcgtactttttcaacctaaatccggcgttggatcgctacgtgttttgagaataactccgactgactgaagcggagtgtaggATATAATTCCTACATCTTGTTTGAGGGAAATAAAAATAGGTTAGAGAAAATATGGCTCAAAAAAAGGATttggataattttcatgttaaatgTCTCTAAACAGTTTGTTGACGATCAAACTGGATTATCATTCATTTGCCAGTTgatgaatcgattaatcatGGCAGACTTAGGTGCAGCCAAAATGCATTGGATGTCTACCACTGTCAGTTGCagccaaatgagttaaaatatttatataggCTGACCAACATAATGGCCCTCCTAAGAAAACCATCACTACAATTTAGTAGCCCATGACgaagatgagtttgacacccctgacccAAAGTGAGCGTTGGACGCACATACGCACAGTGTGTGCCCAGATGAGTCAGACTAAATAATACAcgtcaataaataataaatgattGATTTGTACCAACAGATGGCTGGACAATCACCAAGGAAGTGATGCAAATGATGGTAGATCGATAAAAATGATTGCCTTTTGTCGTGGCAAATGCCACGCTTTCTAGCCGGTTGTCAAAGCAAACATTTTTACTGGAAATGCCTGCTGAGGACACGAGTTCGGTGTTGTGCGTTTGCAGCCAATAGCTACTTGTGACCAAATTTTTCAGGAATTAAAGACATGTGTTTGTTCTGGAAGCGCTGCCTCACAGTTGTGGGGTCCAGGGTTCAATTCTTGGTCTTTCTGTGTGGAATTTGCAAATTGTCTccccaaaatgttatttttctggcTCGAAAAGCTTTGAGTCTCAGagaaacaaaattttttttttagttttgtgtgcaataacatttaataaaaggggatttttttaaatgcacactTCCATGCactactttaattttttttaaccctactcattttaactcactggctgccattgatgtcgcTAGACGTTCATttgcccttcccagtcaaagTGGATTGGCCATcaaccagtcaatggcactgaaagatgaacatTCACAGCCCATCTTCCCGGTtaaaattaattggacgtctatcgccataaATGGCATGCAAGGAGTTAAATACTATTACAGTGTATAAAGAATAACAGTGTTACTTGGGCCGTAACCAGTGTGTGCTTTTATTCCTTTCAttagtttttatttacattttattaatttataattgcaaaatataaaaaatacaatatggattaaaaaataaatctaactgctaaaatttaagttttttaaatgaccaaaaatactcACTTGATCTATacgtgtcaacttttgaatgcccctgaaagggttaaaacacaaaaggaaaatggttAATACTAAAAAATATTCTTTAGtttatatttttacatttaaaaaaaagtattgtttTCTCTAGTCCTTGATGAAAGCAGATCATCATTCATCAAAATGAGATATTTGCAAACATCTGCTTTTCTAATGAAAATGATTGTTAGTCACAtggcatagtttttttttcttctaatgcAGGATTCTAGCAAAAATGTAAAGCCCAGAGTAATATAACAGCACATGATTTTTATACGACTCATTGCAATAAATTGTTTGCAGCAGCCGTAGTATACCTGAATCAAGAATATACTCCTACGTAACAGTAGCAAAAGGAACACAAAAAATTGCCTTATAAAATTGTGGGAATAATTGTACTATTTGCACAGAAAAAAACTGCTCCAAACACAAAATATCATAAAACATAGAAACATGTGCAAGGcataaaacttgttaatcatccgCAGGTGTCTGGCCCAATGATGTTTGGAACCGGCACCCCAGACTCGAGCCACGTGTAAAACGTAGCCCAGAATGAATCAAGTATCTCTATGAGAAGAGGAGAAAGGACTTGCTCCTTGAAATCGTGGCGCAACAGTTACATTGCCTCACAATGTTGCCTTgtgaaaacaggaaatgacgcaacAGTACCACAGGAACTGCAAACCAGTTATAAGCTTAACTTCCTTTGTGGTtgcattgtattcattcagccTCCTAAAAACACTTGTTGACCGAGACGGGAAGCACTCAGAGttaacactcaagccatctacgCGTCGGCGTTCGCTGTAACTTCCTGCTCTGGATCGCCGGGCAGAAGTTGGGAGATGGTTTGGATGAGCTCGTCAATCTGCTCCTCTGAGAAACGCTCCTCGCTCTCTTCCACCATCTGATGTGCGATTGCCACAAAACAAACAGCAGCGCAAGGTTACACACCAAAACAGCCTTGAAACACGCCAATTACAGTCAAAAAGACTCACAAGCTGCATCTCCACTGCAGTCTGCGGTCTGTGGTTCAGTAGCTGCAGCTTCTCAGCCCTGTTCAAGTGTGAAATTGCAGAAAGATAACATTAATTGAAGTGCATCTCTTATTTTGCATAGGATTGAATCTCAACGAGGAGACGATTGGACTGACTTTGTGAGTTTGTGATGCATCATGGTGGAAAGAAAGGCTTGGACCATCTCGGGACCCTGGCGACTGCACGGGGTCTTAGATAAGTACTTCAGCGTCTGAGCGTGGTGGAGAGAGTGTGAAGTTGTGATATTGATTGACtgccaatagacgtccaatcctaatCGAgcgattaccatatttttccgaCGATAAGGTACACTGGATATTGGGCGCATTAATGCATCAGTGTATGGCATTTGTTATTAATAAGTAATTACTGTTTTATTTATCGATTTactatttgttttattgttttaattacGTATTTGATGAACACAACCAGAATTCATACTTACGGTGTACTGGataataaggcgcactgtcaatTTTTAGCA is a window encoding:
- the crcp gene encoding DNA-directed RNA polymerase III subunit RPC9 isoform X2, whose protein sequence is MKNANAAMLSNYEVFRLLTDLKEQKKDSGKSKHSAGQQNLNTIMYETLKYLSKTPCSRQGPEMVQAFLSTMMHHKLTKAEKLQLLNHRPQTAVEMQLMVEESEERFSEEQIDELIQTISQLLPGDPEQEVTANADA
- the crcp gene encoding DNA-directed RNA polymerase III subunit RPC9 isoform X1 gives rise to the protein MEVKNANAAMLSNYEVFRLLTDLKEQKKDSGKSKHSAGQQNLNTIMYETLKYLSKTPCSRQGPEMVQAFLSTMMHHKLTKAEKLQLLNHRPQTAVEMQLMVEESEERFSEEQIDELIQTISQLLPGDPEQEVTANADA